Sequence from the Priestia megaterium genome:
ATCAGAAAGTTATAATCAGGAATTAATTGGTATTACAACCCACTAAATTTACATATCTACAAAAAAATCAATAGGTAAACAAGAAAAAAATCGAACATTTTGTGAATATTTTGTGTCTTTTTTGGAAAGTATTTGATATAATAATTGTAAGAAGAAAAAGAATAGGAGGCGACTAAAATGAGAAGATTCTTACAGTTTTACTTTATGTTTAGTTCTCTGTTCTGTTTTGGAAGCGTTTTCGTCCTACTTATGTCTCAGGAATATTATTTTGCACCGTTATTCCTCACACTGGGCTGTTTAAATATTTTTCTCTTTAAAGTATATATTCAAGAAAGTCGAAAAGATAAACAAGCTGCACCTGAAAAACCAAAACCAACAATTTAACGGACTCGTCTCTCGGCTGAGATGAATGAAAAAGAAGAACCGGTGAATTTTTCACCGGTTCTTCTTTTACGAGGTTGAAGCTTTTGGAAACCTATCGTTTGCAATAATCTCACCGATGCTTTCACTCTTTCCTTCACCCTCATCAATATTTAAAAGCGGGAACAATAACTCCCCTACGTGATAAGCTTCTTCTAAATGCGGATAGCCTGATAAAATAAAGGATTCAATTCCTAAAGCTTCATATTCTTTTATTCGTTTCGCTATATTTTCAGCACTGCCTACTAGTGCAGTTCCTGCACCTCCCCGGACGAGCCCTACACCTGCCCATAAGTTAGGGCTAATCGTAAGTTCCTCTCGGGTTCCTCTATGAAGGCTCGCCATTCGCTGCTGCCCGACTGAGTCATACCTTGCAAAAGTACGCTGTGCAGCTTGAATCGTGTCGTCGTCCAAATGCTGAATTAATCGATCGGCTGCTTCCCAAGCTTCTTCTTCCGTTTCCCGTACAATAATATGCAAACGAATTCCAAACTTAACGGTTCTGCCTTCTGCTTCTGCTTGCTTTCTCACAGCCGTTATTTTTTCTCTTACTTGTTCAGGAGGCTCGCCCCACGTTAAATACACGTCAGAATGTTTCGCTGCAACTTT
This genomic interval carries:
- the ssuD gene encoding FMNH2-dependent alkanesulfonate monooxygenase; this translates as MKMLWFIPSHGDGRYLGTNRGGRSADYSYFRQVAQAADRLGFEGVLIPTGKSCEDPWLLAASLIPETERLKFLVAVRPGIMAPSVAARMTSTLDRISNGRLLVNVVAGGDPAELAGDGLFLSHDERYEAADEFLDVWKGLLAGDTVNYEGKHIHVENSELLYPPVQKPSPPIYFGGSSPAGQKVAAKHSDVYLTWGEPPEQVREKITAVRKQAEAEGRTVKFGIRLHIIVRETEEEAWEAADRLIQHLDDDTIQAAQRTFARYDSVGQQRMASLHRGTREELTISPNLWAGVGLVRGGAGTALVGSAENIAKRIKEYEALGIESFILSGYPHLEEAYHVGELLFPLLNIDEGEGKSESIGEIIANDRFPKASTS